A genomic stretch from Trichomycterus rosablanca isolate fTriRos1 unplaced genomic scaffold, fTriRos1.hap1 scaffold_48, whole genome shotgun sequence includes:
- the LOC134308117 gene encoding tyrosine-protein kinase BTK-like — protein sequence MSEVIIEDIFMKRSQQKKKTSPLNYKERLFVLTQDKISYYDYDYEKAKKKGLKGSVEIDKIKCVETVMPEDNAPPERLYPFQIVYDDGPLYIFAKTDNVRKQWIHKLKNVVRFNKDLLQKYHPCFWEDGMWKCCQQEVKQAMGCKLLEMRNGGISKGSHRKSRKPLPPTPEEEKTSRSPHPQPPQQHGFSVGMTVIAEYEYTPMTPQDLEMKKDEQYTILDICDANWVRAKDKYGNEGYIPSNYVVEALNGLEKFEWYCKNMNRSQAENLLKTENKDGGFLVRDSGKYSGKYTVSVFTKSTGDMVGSCRHYNILTTEQGQFYLAEKHYFNNIPDLITYHQHNAAGLVSRLKHIVSARAQNAPSTAGLGYGVWEIDPHQLTFIKELGSGQFGVVKYGKWQGRHDVAIKMIREGSMSEDDFIDEAKVMMKLRHENLVQLYGVCTKQRPIYIVTEFLSNGCLLNYLREYLQHPSPVELLEMCKDVSEGMAYLEYQQFIHRDLAARNCLVDANGTVKVTDFGLSRYVLDDEYTPSAGSKFPVRWSPPEVLLYSKFSSKSDIWAFGVLMWEIYTLGRMPYERLNNSDIVDKVPAGYRLYRPQMASDRIYSIMTMCWHEKPDERPTFQDLVMIIQDLLDNMH from the exons ATGTCTGAAGTTATTATTGAGGACATTTTCATGAAGCGCTCACAGCAAAAGAAGAAAACCTCACCATTAAACTATAAAGAGAGACTCTTTGTACTTACACAAGATAAGATTTCATACTACGACTACGACTATGAAAAAGCG AAAAAGAAGGGATTAAAGGGGTCTGTGGAGATTGACAAGATCAAATGTGTTGAGACTGTAATGCCAGAAGATAATGCTCCTCCTGAACGACTGTACCCATTTCAG ATAGTTTATGATGATGGACCACTCTATATATTTGCAAAAACAGATAATGTACGAAAGCAGTGGATTCACAAACTTAAAAATG TGGTGCGATTTAACAAGGATCTACTGCAAAAATACCACCCGTGTTTCTGGGAGGATGGAATGTGGAAGTGTTGTCAACAGGAAGTTAAACAAGCAATGGGCTGCAAATTGTTGGAAATGAGAAATGGAG GAATTTCCAAAGGATCTCATCGTAAATCTAGAAAACCTCTCCCACCCACACCAGAAGAG GAAAAAACATCCAGATCTCCACACCCACAGCCACCACAGCAGCATGGCTTCTCAGTTGGAATGACGGTCATCGCAGAGTATGAATACACTCCTATGACTCCCCAAGACCTGGAAATGAAAAAGGACGAGCAGTACACAATTTTGGACATATGTGATGCCAACTGGGTTAGAGCCAAGGATAAATATGG TAATGAGGGATACATTCCAAGTAACTATGTTGTTGAAGCCTTAAATGGATTGGAGAAGTTTGA GTGGTATTGCAAAAACATGAACCGCAGTCAAGCAGAAAATTTACTCAAGACTGAG AATAAAGACGGTGGTTTTTTGGTGCGAGATTCTGGAAAATACAGTGGAAAATATACTGTTTCTGTTTTCACCAAGAGTACTGG AGATATGGTTGGAAGCTGCCGACACTACAACATATTAACAACCGAACAGGGACAGTTCTATCTTGCAGAAAAGCATTATTTCAATAATATTCCAGATCTCATTACTTACCACCAGCACAATGCAGCAG GACTGGTGAGCAGATTAAAACACATTGTGTCAGCTCGAGCTCAAAATGCACCGTCCACTGCAGGTCTGGGTTATG GAGTGTGGGAGATTGATCCTCACCAGCTTACCTTTATTAAAGAGCTGGGCAGTGGACAATTTGGTGTAGTTAAGTATGGGAAGTGGCAGGGTCGGCATGATGTAGCCATCAAAATGATCAGAGAAGGCTCCATGTCGGAGGATGACTTCATCGATGAAGCTAAAGTCATGAT GAAACTTCGTCATGAGAATCTAGTTCaactttatggtgtttgcacgAAACAAAGACCTATTTACATAGTCACAGAGTTCCTTTCCAATGGATGTCTACTGAATTACCTACGGGAGTACCTGCAACACCCCTCTCCTGTTGAGCTTCTGGAGATGTGTAAAGATGTGAGCGAAGGAATGGCCTACCTAGAATACCAGCAGTTCATTCACAGAGACCTT GCTGCCAGAAATTGTTTAGTAGATGCAAATGGGACAGTTAAAGTGACTGATTTTGGTTTGTCAAG ATATGTCCTTGATGATGAGTATACCCCCTCTGCTGGCTCGAAGTTTCCTGTACGATGGTCACCTCCTGAAGTACTCCTTTACAGCAAATTCAGCAGCAAGTCAGACATCTGGGCATTTG GTGTTTTAATGTGGGAAATCTACACACTTGGTAGAATGCCATATGAACGTCTAAATAACAGTGATATAGTTGACAAAGTTCCTGCTGGCTACAGACTCTATCGTCCTCAGATGGCCAGTGATAGAATCTACTCCATAATGACCATGTGTTGGCATGAG AAACCAGATGAACGTCCTACATTTCAGGATCTTGTGATGATCATTCAGGACTTATTGGACAATATGCACTAG
- the LOC134308120 gene encoding cytochrome b-c1 complex subunit 8-like: MGRHFGDLARVRHIITYSISPFEQRAFPNYFSKGIPNVWRRFTSSVFKIAPPMVLMYLTYTWGNRVHEQGKRKNLADTHNEE; this comes from the exons ATGGGTCGACACTTTGGAGATTTGGCCAGAGTAAGACATATAATTACATACAGCATCTCACCCTTTGAGCAAAGGGCTTTTCCCAACTACTTTTCAAAGGGGATCCCAAATGTTTGGAGAAGATTTACATCATCAGTCTTTAAGATTGCACCTC CCATGGTTTTGATGTACCTCACCTACACATGGGGCAACCGTGTTCATGAGCAGGGCAAGAGAAAGAACCTTGCAGATACTCACAATGAGGAGTGA